The Euwallacea similis isolate ESF13 chromosome 21, ESF131.1, whole genome shotgun sequence genome contains the following window.
ataatatgaaaattattagccAAGTGTAGCATGGAACGTTGAATTTATTCAACATTATATCTTCATGTTACGTTAaacttatattaatttaatatgaaaatgcttaaacaataatagttatttatggaaaaaaatacaaaagcaTTCAAAAGATCATCACAGTTGTTGAATCATAGCATTAGCTATTGAAGAAGGCAAGAGAGAGGGATGAAAATACAACTCTTTTTTTCTCTCAGCAATCATTCTCGTTAGCTCCACTATGTCCATTTCCTTTCAATACCATGTACCAGAAAAGGAACAGAAACATTTGAGTACTTTTAAATTCTAAACGGGTTGTTAAACACAAAGCCAAACACCGATTATTGACAATGACAGCAAAATGTGGCcgtaaacaataaataagcaaataaattgtttgaaaatgattaaaataacataactaCTGAAACTGGAAAAACTGTATTTAATGATAGTCACTTCTTGAATTCATGCTTCTAAGGCAGTCATGCTGTACAATTAGATAACCAGTTGTCATTAATTTGATATCTACTTTATTTTATCCCGTGCAATCTTCAGGGAATTTGTTACATTATGGATATAGATCCCCAAGTTTTGCAAAAGAAACTCTACTTTTTAGTTGAACAACTTCAGAATATGGCTAGTGAACTACCGCCGTAAGTATAAAACTCCTTGCATACCCTGAATCTAAACTCAAGATAAGGGAGAGTTGAAGCTTATTTTGGTTTGacaaaacaaagaattttCTTCTGCTCAAAACCCAACTGTTGTAGGAagtatttgaatgttttgtaaTTGTgtgtaattttataaacacTGAAAGCATGAGACTTCAAAATTTGGGGTAGCTGATACATGTAACATCCTTGTgtgtaaacattaaataatcttctcttttttgataaaacacCAACATTTCAGTAAATATCAAATGAGGCTTTCATATGAACTACTATCAAGCTTGGCCAATTGCCTCCTCAATGAAACAGTTTTAGAAATAGTTAAAGGTTTATTGGAGATCCAACATGTCACCGAGCAACATCTTTTTCAACAGAGACTGCAGTTTATTAATTCCAAAAAGAGTATGTTGCACTCATTTCTGCCAGCCACATAATGCTTGGCATTGTTTCAGTTGAGGAACAAGATTTATTGAAGGAACATGAGAATAATTCTGACAAAAAGATTGAGGCACTTCAGAAATTTATGATTCAACAAAAAGAGGAGCTTAAAGAGTTTGATATGAAATTAGTATTGGAACTGGATAAGAAGGTATGTCAAgtcaatatttcttttttgcaaatttattggTATTTCTGTCAGGTAGCTGATCAACAGAACATTCTAGAGCAAGCAGGGGTGCCAGGATTTTATTACACAACCAATCCTATTGAAATCAAAGTGCAGATGCATTTGcttgattttcttttaaggcTGAGTCAAATGCAAATGCCagaataatttgttttctttcaaataaaaaaccaaCATTACAATTacaactttattcttatttccTTCCTGTAACTTTATTTCAAGCACCTAAATAACCACGTCAACAGAATATTCTCCCAAATACAtagcaataataaatatgtgaAACCCCAAACAATAACATCCAAAGTGAGCATCTATtacagagaaaaaataaatccattatTTAAGAACTAAGGTTAGCTGTTAGATCTAGATTTTTATATTGCCAACTTCTTTTCTTtggttaaaaatataattagttATGGAGAGAACTAGCATTAAACGCAACATGtttaccaaaaaatatcaacattaaaatgctaaaaatggcaaaatccCAGAGTAAGTACTTATATTATAAAAGCAGGCCAAAACAATTTTG
Protein-coding sequences here:
- the gdl gene encoding gonadal protein gdl, whose translation is MDIDPQVLQKKLYFLVEQLQNMASELPPKYQMRLSYELLSSLANCLLNETVLEIVKGLLEIQHVTEQHLFQQRLQFINSKKIEEQDLLKEHENNSDKKIEALQKFMIQQKEELKEFDMKLVLELDKKVADQQNILEQAGVPGFYYTTNPIEIKVQMHLLDFLLRLSQMQMPE